The Bacillota bacterium genomic sequence TGAATCACGCCTTTGCCGGTGACTAATGGTTGATCCTCCGCGGTTTCACCGGTTCCCGGCCTTGCCAAGGGAACCAAGGAACTTTGCTGCCAAGTGGCTCCCTGATCCCTTGAGCGATCGACAAAGGCATCCCATCGGTCCCCTTCGATGGAAGCGGGAGCTAACCACGTTCCATCAAAGGCAACAATCGGCTTGTTCTTCACCGGACCCCTCCCTCCCCGATCGCCGGGCACCAACTCCCGGGGAGCCGACCAGGTTTCCCCCTGATCTTCGGAGATCATCACTCGGGTCTGCCAGGAGGGTATTTGCTTCCCGACTTTGTAAAAGAGAAAGATCCGCCCATCGGGTGCGCTAAAGAGTACCGGATTCCAGTGGGGAAGCCCTTCCTCATCGGCAATACAAATGGGAGGACTCCACTTGCCCTGGCTTCGGCGAGAACACCAGATGGCTACATCATCGGCGCCTTCCTCGCTGCCGCCAAACCAAGCAGCCAAGATCTCCTGATTCGGCAATACCACCAGCGTGGAGGCATGACAACTGGCAAATGGCCGCTCATCGGTAAAGATGAACTCCCGCTGTCTAATGGTAAACTGCAACTTCTCTCAACTCCCTCTCCCAACTGACTCTACTCTTCGGGAAATACCAGAATTATCCTTGCCGCTGCCGGTCAAGGGATAGGGTTTATTGACGCTCTCCAGATAGCGGACTAACTAATACACCCGTAGCTTGTTAAGACAATCTACGGGTGCTTTGATTTCTATGGGCTGTAAGACAGTAGAGGCCAGAAACCTACCGGCTAAAGGATACTGGCTAGAACATACTGGGCAGAATGCTCTTGGGCATGGCAAACCTTACCGTGCGCTTGGGATCCACCACTTGGCAGATCTGCAGATCGCCGGCCGCGCTGAGGAGCATTCCCGCCTCGTTAAAGGACAGGCCCAGCTGTGCCATCACAATCTGAGTCATCTCTTCAGTAGCAATGCCGATGGCCGTCTCCAGATCCTCATGGGATGCGATGGTGTAACAGTAGTTGGCATCCTCTAACCGAGGATTGGTGATGGTCACCTGCTCCATCACCTCAACTTTGACGGTGATCTCCCCGGAGATCTCTATTCCTGTGACCATGATCTCTCCATCACCCATGGCAGCGTGAACATCGCCCATGGCCAGCAAGGCCCCTTCGTGAAAAACAGGAAGATACAGGGTCGCCCCCTGTTTGATTCTGTTGTTATCCATGTTCCCGCCATGGACATCGGGTACCCCACAGGGGACCCCTTCCCCCTTGGGTGCTACCCCAATCACGCCGATCATGGGCGAACAGGAAACCTTGATATCCGGGGAAAAGATCGCCATCCCATCGACGATGGGAATTCGCTTCACCTGGCTGGTAGTCACTTTACCGCCTAAAACCCCGGCACCGGGAATCGCGGCCATGATCCCCCAGGGAGCAATTTCGATGTCCAAGATCCGGATTTTCAAGGTGTCGTTGACCTGGGCTCCCTCAATGAACACGGGACCGGTGGCGGGATTCACCTGCTCCCAATCCATCCCTTCAATGGGTTCAGTTCCATCGGTGATTTGATTATTGAAGCAATTCCTAGTCTCAAAGACGATAATGTCTCCCGACCTCACAGTCATCGCCGGAGGGTTATCCTTTGACATCACATAGATGGTGGTCTCGCTGACTCGATACATGGTTCCTTCAGCTTCCTTCTCTTTGGGATTGGTATCTAGAAGGCGATCACGATGCCACCATGATCGGCATAGATACTGGTAACACCAGCGGTTTCAACGATAATGATGTCCTTGAAGTTAAACCTCTCTAACACCTCGGCCTTCAGAGCCTCTGCCTTCTCTCGGGCGTTGCAGTGGGCAACTCCGAGGATCTTTTCCTCCAAACGCTCTCCGTGTTCCTCAATCTGATCAATCAGGCGGCGAAAGGCCCGCTTAGTTCCCCGAGCCTTGTCAAAGAGCTTGATGGTTCCCTCTTCCGAGGCTCCTAACACCAATTTCAGGGACAAAACGGAACCGATTTTACCCATCACCTTGCCCATCCGCCCGGACTTCACCAGATTGTCTAGGGAGTCCAGGAGGAAAAAGGTCTTCATTTCAGCGATATACGCGTTAACCCTCTCCACGATCTCAGAGATTTTGAGACTTTGCCGCGCCAGTTCTTGAATCTTCATGCAAACCAAGGCTTCCCCTACCGATGCACTGCGACTGTTAAAGACATGGATAAATCGACCGGCATCCTCGCTCTGGATGATCTGTTGAGCGATGGTTGCACTTTCATAGGTACTGCTGATTCCCTGGGAAACGGTCACGACGAACGTCGAATCCCCCCCAGCCCCTTTGATCGCTTCAACAAATTGTCCCGGCGATGGACTAGCGGTCCGGGGTGCCACGCTAGAGGACCGCATCAACTCGATGATTTCCTGCTGGGTGAGAGTGCCGTCGTCCTTAAATTCCCTGTCTCCAAAATAAAGGGTAAGTGGCACTTTGGTGATGTTCAATTCTGCATCCAGCTTAGCATCCGTGTCACAAACACTATCGGCAACGATCCTGATTCCCACTGAGTATCCATCCCCTTCTCCAAGAACCCATGGCAACCCGAAACTGATCCGCCTGAAACAACTGATTCGGCAGTTAGACTACAGCTAGGTTTACCCATAATTTCCCGGTCTTAGTCATCTTGAGTCCAAAACTTATTCGCAGAAGCTAACGCTATCTCCTTGCGGTAAGGGCAAAATTTCCATTATGACGTCCAAAAACCAGCAGGACAGCCCCGCGACGACAGTGGCTGTCCTGATTCGACAAAACAATGTTCCTTCTGCTGGTTAGCTATTAAGCAAAGGATACTTCCGCGACTCGCACCACTAGATTGGTGCCGTAGGGATAGCCCGTTGCGTCCACCGCCAACAAGCCCGAAGACCTATCCTGAGCAAAGGCGAGCTCTTCGTCATTATCCATCCAACGAATCGACGCCACGGGCTCAGTGACACCGCTAAAGGCCTTGGGCCCGGCACCGGATTCGCCAATGGCCACATTGACATCACCGGTATTACCTAGATCGTGAATGAACAGATACACTTTGCCATTGGCCTCTAGGGCAAAGTTCCTGCCAGTACCCTTGACCGAGGTGGGTTTGCCCTCATAGATCACATCGCGGTGCATCTGAACCCAAGCACCCACCCGCAATAGGGCTGCCTTCTCATAGTCCGGTATCCGGCCGCTGGCCGTTGGGCCGACATTAAGCAGATAGTTGGCCCCTACCTTGCGGCAAGCGCAGAGGTTGGCGATAATCTCCTTGGGAGACAGGTAACAGAAATCCAGATCGCCAATACCCCAGTGTTGGTTCATCGTCTGGCACATCTCCGCAGCCACGTACTTGGGCATGCCCTCTCGATCCATGGGCGTGGGGTGGCCCTGTTCAAAGGTCACGCTGTCGATCTCCCGATGACCGATATGACCCCGAGCGCTAAGTCCCGTGTTATTGATAATCATCGCGTTGGGCTGATGGCGGCGAATTAACCCATACAACTTGTCTTCCTGCCAATCGGCACCGGGTTTGCTCCAGTTCCCATCAAACCACAAACCACCGATCTCACCATACTGAGTGCAGAGAATTTCCACGGATTGACGCAGGTACTCTAAGTATGCCTCGAAATCCTTCTCAAAATCCTGGTGATACCAGTCTAGGGTCGTATGATAGAAAAAGGGAAGGATCCCCTCGGCGCGACATCCCTCGACAAATTCTGCAATCAAATCCCGTTTGGCACCGCTGTTGGGAGCATCGTACTGGGACAACCCCCGGGTATCATACAGGGAAAATCCATCGTGGTGCCTAGCGGTAATGGTAATATACTTCATCCCGGCCTGACGGGCGATGCGAGCAATGGCTCGCGCGTCAAACTCCTCCGCGGTAAAGGTCTTGGCCAGGGGAGCATACTCTTCCTTGGGAATCTGGGCTCTGTTCATAATCCACTCCCCTCGACCCAGCTGGGAGTACAATCCCCAATGAATGAACATGCCGTAGGCCAGTTTCTCAAATCGGGCCACTCGAGGCTCCGGTTGGGGTATCGCCATCTCGCTCTCTCCTCCTAAAGTTAAATTTCCTTAGAAACCCCGGCGCATCTGATAATACACTTCATTGAGTTTGAGCTGCTGCTTAAAATCCCAGACATTGGTGTTCCCATCGATGATCAACAGCTCCAAACCCGCTATTTCCGCAAAATCCTTGATATGTTCCGTGGTCACTGCCTGACTGAAACCACTGTGGTGGGATCCGCCTGCCAGAATCCAACTGGTGGCTGCCACTGGCAGATTAGGCCTAGGTTCCCACAGAGCCCTGGCCACCGG encodes the following:
- a CDS encoding DegV family protein translates to MGIRIVADSVCDTDAKLDAELNITKVPLTLYFGDREFKDDGTLTQQEIIELMRSSSVAPRTASPSPGQFVEAIKGAGGDSTFVVTVSQGISSTYESATIAQQIIQSEDAGRFIHVFNSRSASVGEALVCMKIQELARQSLKISEIVERVNAYIAEMKTFFLLDSLDNLVKSGRMGKVMGKIGSVLSLKLVLGASEEGTIKLFDKARGTKRAFRRLIDQIEEHGERLEEKILGVAHCNAREKAEALKAEVLERFNFKDIIIVETAGVTSIYADHGGIVIAF
- a CDS encoding exo-alpha-sialidase, which gives rise to MQFTIRQREFIFTDERPFASCHASTLVVLPNQEILAAWFGGSEEGADDVAIWCSRRSQGKWSPPICIADEEGLPHWNPVLFSAPDGRIFLFYKVGKQIPSWQTRVMISEDQGETWSAPRELVPGDRGGRGPVKNKPIVAFDGTWLAPASIEGDRWDAFVDRSRDQGATWQQSSLVPLARPGTGETAEDQPLVTGKGVIQPTLWQSQPGRVHMLLRSTEGRIFRSDSNDNGQSWSRAYPIDMPNNNSGIDLAQTPQGYLALAYNPVGENWGARTPLVVAGSSDNGITWPAMITLEEDEGEFSYPAIVATQDGIYLTYTWNRTRIAFCELSLD
- a CDS encoding alpha-L-fucosidase, which produces MPQPEPRVARFEKLAYGMFIHWGLYSQLGRGEWIMNRAQIPKEEYAPLAKTFTAEEFDARAIARIARQAGMKYITITARHHDGFSLYDTRGLSQYDAPNSGAKRDLIAEFVEGCRAEGILPFFYHTTLDWYHQDFEKDFEAYLEYLRQSVEILCTQYGEIGGLWFDGNWSKPGADWQEDKLYGLIRRHQPNAMIINNTGLSARGHIGHREIDSVTFEQGHPTPMDREGMPKYVAAEMCQTMNQHWGIGDLDFCYLSPKEIIANLCACRKVGANYLLNVGPTASGRIPDYEKAALLRVGAWVQMHRDVIYEGKPTSVKGTGRNFALEANGKVYLFIHDLGNTGDVNVAIGESGAGPKAFSGVTEPVASIRWMDNDEELAFAQDRSSGLLAVDATGYPYGTNLVVRVAEVSFA
- a CDS encoding acetamidase/formamidase family protein → MYRVSETTIYVMSKDNPPAMTVRSGDIIVFETRNCFNNQITDGTEPIEGMDWEQVNPATGPVFIEGAQVNDTLKIRILDIEIAPWGIMAAIPGAGVLGGKVTTSQVKRIPIVDGMAIFSPDIKVSCSPMIGVIGVAPKGEGVPCGVPDVHGGNMDNNRIKQGATLYLPVFHEGALLAMGDVHAAMGDGEIMVTGIEISGEITVKVEVMEQVTITNPRLEDANYCYTIASHEDLETAIGIATEEMTQIVMAQLGLSFNEAGMLLSAAGDLQICQVVDPKRTVRFAMPKSILPSMF